The Candidatus Methanoperedens sp. nucleotide sequence GAAATAATGCTTGATTACAAACGTATGAGTACCATGCAGATACTCCAGAGAATGTTCTCCATCAACAGATCAATGCTTCTTGATTTAGGGAAAGCTTTGAAAAGCGTGGATATCGGGCTTGCGAAAGACGTCATAGTAAGGGAGCGGGAGATCGACCGCCTCTATTTCCTGGTCGTCAGGCAGCTTAAGAGCGCAGTTGAATACCAGCAGGTCGCGGAAAAGCTGGGGATAGAAGACCAGAGAGATTGCCTGGGTTACAGGATTGTTGTTAAAGTGCTTGAGCGAATTGCGGATCATATAGAGAACATGGCAAAAAGCTATATTCAGCTGGCTGAGATCAATAAAGACGTGCAGCTGGGTGATTTCGTGAACCTCAATATCAGCATCGCGGCCATATTTGAAAAATCTGTGAATTCGTTGTTCACAAGAGACCATGCAACGGCTGAGAAAATTTTCCAGGAATTGAAGGAGATCAAGAAATCCCTTTCTAACCTCTCAAATGAATTACTTCAGCCCAAAAACATCCAGTCGGCAATCCTGCAGAAAACCATGCTCGATAGCCTGGATAGAATAGCAAGTTA carries:
- a CDS encoding AbrB/MazE/SpoVT family DNA-binding domain-containing protein, whose amino-acid sequence is METRKVYVSGGSTYVISLPKKWVKKTNLKPGDSLVVTEHGSSLQIETGVIEKESRTKEIKISQVISSDSLERILIAFYLVGYDTIKIKLDRKDHLAYREIIRNILDYLIGVEIVEDTNEAMTLEIMLDYKRMSTMQILQRMFSINRSMLLDLGKALKSVDIGLAKDVIVREREIDRLYFLVVRQLKSAVEYQQVAEKLGIEDQRDCLGYRIVVKVLERIADHIENMAKSYIQLAEINKDVQLGDFVNLNISIAAIFEKSVNSLFTRDHATAEKIFQELKEIKKSLSNLSNELLQPKNIQSAILQKTMLDSLDRIASYSGDIAEIAINMSAGALTYES